The following is a genomic window from Amycolatopsis australiensis.
CGTCAGCGCGGCGGCCGACAAGACGGCGAGGGTCCTGAGGGCGGTCTTCCGGGGAGTCATCAACTTCCTCCTGGTTGCCGGTGGGAAGGCTGCGCCGGTCACTTTCGTTGCCGGGCAACCAACGCAACACCGACTAAGGTGGGTTAATAACCAATAGATCCGGACATAGCGCTCATTTCAGGACCGATCGGCCCAGTGACACTGCTGCGGAAGGCGTAACGGTCAGCCTTTCGGCCACCGGACGTGGTCCTCGTAGCCCGGGTGCTTCTTCAGGTACCCGGCGATGAACGGGCAGACCGGCACGATGGTCCGGCCCTTCGCGACGACGTCGTCCAGCGCGCCGGAAGCCAGGACCTTGCCGAGGCCCTGCCCGGAGAACGCGTCGTCGATCTCGGTGTGGGTGAACACGGTGAGGTCGCCGCGCAGGTCGTACTGCGCGAACCCGGCGAGCTTCTCCCCCGCCCACAGCTCGTACCGGTCTTCGTCGGGGTTGTCGACCACGCGGGTCTCGTCGGTCATCGGCTCTCCTTCGGTCGGGCGGCTTTCCCCATCGTGCGACGGCGGACCGCCGCGTGCCGACCGGGTGGTGCGCGTCACTGGGCCGGCCGGGGGACGCGCCCGGCCCGTTCGTGTGCATCCCGCCTGCTCCCCTTGGCCGCGCGACCGTACTTTGGTTGCCTCACGGTGTGCCCGAGCAGCCGTTCGTCCTCCCCGAGTTCTACCTGCCCCACCCGGCGCGGCTGAACCCGCACCTCGAACGCGCCCGCGCGCACAGCAAGGCGTGGGCACGCGAGCTGGACATGATCGACGTCCCGCAGCGCGGCACGGTGATCTGGACCGAGCACGACCTCGACTCCCACGACTACGCGCTGCTCTGCGCCTACACGCACCCGGACGCCGGCGCCGAAGAGCTGGACCTGGTCACCGACTGGTACGTCTGGGTGTTCTACTTCGACGACCACTTCCTCGAGCTGTACAAGCGCACCGGCGACATCGACGGCGCCCAGGCCCACCTCGACCGGATCGAGCTGTTCATGCCCACCGGGGGCGAGATCACCGCGACACCGGGAAACCCGGTCGAGCGCGGCCTGGCCGATCTGTGGACCCGGACGATCCCGCAGCGCTCGGCGGCCTGGCGGCGGCGGTTCGCCGGCAGCACGAAGGCGCTGCTGGAAGAGTCGCTGTGGGAGCTGGCCAACATCAACGAAGGACGCCTGGCCAACCCGATCGAGTACGTCGAGATGCGGCGGAAGGTCGGCGGCGCGCCGTGGTCGGCGAACCTGGTCGAGCACGCCGCGCACGCCGAAGTTCCCGACGAGATCGCCGCGACGCGGCCGATGGAGGTCCTGCGCGACTGCTTCGCCGACAGCGTCCACCTGCGCAACGACCTGTTCTCCTACCAGCGGGAAGTGCACGACGAGGGCGAGCTGTCCAACGGGGTGCTCGTCGTCGAGAAGTTCCTCGGCCTGACCACGCAGGAGGCGGCCGACGCCGTCAACGACCTCATCACGTCCCGGCTGCACCAGTTCGAGCACACCGCGCTGACCGAGGTGCCCGCGCTGTTCGACGAGCACGGCGTCGACCCCGCGGCCCGCGCGGCGACGTTCGCCTACGTCAAGGGCCTGCAGGACTGGCAAGCCGGCGGGCACGAATGGCACCTGCGGTCGAGCCGGTACATGAACGAAGGCGCACTGGACGGCCGCGGGCCGAGCCTCTCGTCCGTCCTCGCCACGGCCCCGCAACGGCTGCGGGCCTACAGCCACACGCCGTTCCGCGCGGTTTCGGTTCCGCCGCGGCGGTTCGAGCCGCCGTTCCCCGTGCGGCTGAACCCGCACCTCGACACCTGCCGGCGCCGCAACGTCGACTGGGCGCGCCGCACCGGGCTGCTCGACGGGGTGGTGTGGGACGAGCGGAAGCTGCGGGCGGCCGACCTGCCGCTGTGCGCGGCGGGCATCCGGCCGGACGCGACCGCCGGAGAACTCGACGTCACGGCCGGCTGGCTGACGTGGAGCACGTACGCCGACGACTACTTCCAGACGGTGTTCGGCGCGTCCCGCGACCTCGCCGCGGCGAAGGCGTGCCACGAACGGCTGGCGCTGTTCATGGCGGACGGCTCGCCGGCCCCGCTCAACCCGCTCGAAGCAGCGCTCGCCGACCTCTGGCCGCGGACGCCGAACCGGCTCGCGGTGCGGCGCGCGGCGGAGTCGATGACGTCGAGCTGGCTGTGGCGGCTGGTGAACCTGGCGCAGAACCGGATCCCGGACCCGATCGACCACGTCGAGATGCGGCGCCGCACGTTCGGCGCCGAGCTCACGATGAGCCTCGCGTTCCCGCTGCTGCGCACCCGCGCGGCGCAGACCCTCGAGCACACCGCGGCCGACTACGGCGGCCTGCTCAACGACCTGCGCTCCTACCGCAAGGAAATCCAGTTCGAAGGCGAGCTGAACAACGGCGTGCTGGTGGTGCGCAGCTTCCTCGGCTGCTCCGAGGAACGCGCGTACCAGGTGGTCGCCGATCTGGCCGACGCCCGGCTCGCGGAGTTCCGGCACGCGGCGGCCGCGGCCCCGGACGTACCACCGGATTACGTCGACGGTCTCCGCGACTGGCTGGCCGGCACCGCCCACTGGCACGAGAACGCCGGGCGGTACCGGGAGACGGAACTGGGCCACCACCCCCGGTTCGGCGGCCCGACCGGCATCGGGACGTCGTCGCTGCGGATCTCGTCGCTGCTGCCCGCCGGTCGCTGAGCGGCGTTGCCCGCGCCACTCCGCCGGGCGTCCGGTCCGCCGACCGGCGATACTCGACGGCGTGAGCGGCTTCGCCCTGCGTTTCCTCGGCCATTCGACCGTCCGGCTCGAGCTCGGCGG
Proteins encoded in this region:
- a CDS encoding terpene synthase family protein → MPEQPFVLPEFYLPHPARLNPHLERARAHSKAWARELDMIDVPQRGTVIWTEHDLDSHDYALLCAYTHPDAGAEELDLVTDWYVWVFYFDDHFLELYKRTGDIDGAQAHLDRIELFMPTGGEITATPGNPVERGLADLWTRTIPQRSAAWRRRFAGSTKALLEESLWELANINEGRLANPIEYVEMRRKVGGAPWSANLVEHAAHAEVPDEIAATRPMEVLRDCFADSVHLRNDLFSYQREVHDEGELSNGVLVVEKFLGLTTQEAADAVNDLITSRLHQFEHTALTEVPALFDEHGVDPAARAATFAYVKGLQDWQAGGHEWHLRSSRYMNEGALDGRGPSLSSVLATAPQRLRAYSHTPFRAVSVPPRRFEPPFPVRLNPHLDTCRRRNVDWARRTGLLDGVVWDERKLRAADLPLCAAGIRPDATAGELDVTAGWLTWSTYADDYFQTVFGASRDLAAAKACHERLALFMADGSPAPLNPLEAALADLWPRTPNRLAVRRAAESMTSSWLWRLVNLAQNRIPDPIDHVEMRRRTFGAELTMSLAFPLLRTRAAQTLEHTAADYGGLLNDLRSYRKEIQFEGELNNGVLVVRSFLGCSEERAYQVVADLADARLAEFRHAAAAAPDVPPDYVDGLRDWLAGTAHWHENAGRYRETELGHHPRFGGPTGIGTSSLRISSLLPAGR
- a CDS encoding GNAT family N-acetyltransferase → MTDETRVVDNPDEDRYELWAGEKLAGFAQYDLRGDLTVFTHTEIDDAFSGQGLGKVLASGALDDVVAKGRTIVPVCPFIAGYLKKHPGYEDHVRWPKG